One window of the Macrobrachium nipponense isolate FS-2020 chromosome 22, ASM1510439v2, whole genome shotgun sequence genome contains the following:
- the LOC135198323 gene encoding uncharacterized protein LOC135198323 has protein sequence MDVIVSSRGKNKIAYKGYIYRKDKATQTTIAWRCEVKGCKRRSSTTLEYESDGNYTEKGEHSHAPETVKVGEEMVKEKVLKAAETTHDPPRRRLQDAIAGLPDELAAKIGSGARLKSSISRRRSYGKLPSTPYVSCIHCYPGILAIYFHRR, from the coding sequence ATGGATGTCATAGTTTCCAGTCGTGGCaaaaacaaaatagcttataAAGGTTATATTTATAGAAAGGATAAAGCTACTCAAACGACAATTGCATGGCGTTGTGAAGTGAAAGGTTGCAAAAGACGATCGAGTACTACACTGGAATACGAAAGTGATGGAAATTACACCGAGAAAGGCGAACACTCGCATGCACCTGAAACTGTTAAAGTTGGCGAAGAAATGGTTAAAGAAAAAGTCCTCAAAGCTGCTGAAACAACACATGATCCACCAAGACGCAGACTTCAAGATGCTATTGCTGGTCTACCAGATGAACTTGCTGCAAAGATTGGATCTGGAGCGAGATTGAAAAGTAGCATATCTAGGAGGCGAAGTTATGGGAAACTACCCTCCACCCCCTATGTCAGCTGCATCCATTGTTATCCCGGAATCCTTGCGATCTACTTTCACAGACGATAA